Proteins from one Catenuloplanes atrovinosus genomic window:
- a CDS encoding type II secretion system F family protein has translation MIETGTPAFRIAMAVLVFLALLAIFLLIFSPMFGLVERRRRMAQVEELATAGRADRSAASRSASPFARVAVSAAEQVVRTRGWEERMSRQLDRAGLKLRPSEWLLVRIGVALGLAVVLTLLLGPLGFPLGAVLGVLATALFHRHLAGRRDDRFAAALPDAIQMVIGSLRSGFSLQQALDAMVRESVDPLAGEFSRALAEARLGMELEEALDRVAKRMNNKDLAWTVIAIRVQREVGGNLAEVLSTTISTIRERELLRGHVRALSAEGRLSAWVLLALPIVLGAFMFLTRREYVAPLLTDPRGILLLLAGVVLVVLGGFWLTRVVRVEV, from the coding sequence ATGATCGAGACGGGTACGCCGGCGTTCCGGATCGCGATGGCGGTGCTGGTGTTCCTGGCGCTGCTGGCGATCTTCCTGCTCATCTTCTCGCCGATGTTCGGCCTGGTGGAGCGGCGCCGCCGGATGGCGCAGGTGGAGGAGCTGGCGACCGCGGGCCGCGCCGACCGGTCCGCCGCGTCCCGGTCCGCGTCCCCGTTCGCCCGGGTCGCGGTCTCCGCCGCCGAGCAGGTGGTGCGCACCCGCGGCTGGGAGGAGCGGATGTCCCGGCAGCTCGACCGGGCTGGCCTGAAGCTGCGGCCGAGCGAGTGGCTGCTGGTCCGGATCGGCGTCGCGCTCGGGCTCGCGGTCGTCCTCACGCTGCTGCTCGGCCCGCTCGGCTTTCCGCTCGGCGCGGTCCTCGGCGTGCTGGCCACCGCGCTGTTCCACCGGCACCTCGCGGGCCGCCGCGACGACCGGTTCGCCGCCGCGCTGCCGGACGCGATCCAGATGGTGATCGGTTCGCTGCGCTCCGGATTCTCGCTCCAGCAGGCGCTGGACGCCATGGTCCGTGAGTCGGTCGACCCGCTGGCCGGCGAGTTCAGCCGCGCGCTGGCGGAGGCCCGGCTCGGCATGGAGTTGGAGGAGGCGCTGGACCGGGTCGCGAAGCGCATGAACAACAAGGACCTGGCCTGGACCGTCATCGCGATCCGGGTGCAGCGCGAGGTCGGTGGCAACCTGGCCGAGGTGCTGAGCACCACGATCAGCACCATCCGCGAGCGCGAGTTGCTGCGCGGCCACGTCCGCGCGCTCTCCGCGGAGGGCCGGCTCTCCGCCTGGGTGCTGCTCGCGCTGCCGATCGTGCTCGGCGCGTTCATGTTCCTGACCCGCCGGGAGTACGTGGCACCGCTGCTCACCGACCCGCGCGGCATCCTGCTGCTGCTCGCCGGCGTGGTGCTGGTCGTGCTCGGCGGCTTCTGGCTCACCCGCGTCGTCCGGGTCGAGGTCTGA